ggagaaggaagagctgtTGCAAACTGTATGTTGAGCACCATAGCTACACTGCTCTGTTAACCCCTGACACACTGACAGGAGGTGTGTGACAGTTACAAGATGGGTACCTGAGTGACACTTGTCATTACTGCTGAGCACACCAGACAGAGGTGTGTCTTGATGCCAGCTGTACCTGTAACAGCTTTGTCAACCAGCTACCTAGATGCTACACAGCCTGTTTTTAGCAGCTGTGAAATGGTGGCTGAGGCTTATGTTGTTACTTGAAAGGCTCTACCACTTCCCTGCACATAGAACAGACATCTTTTATTACTGAGGAAAGGAAACTTGAGTTTaccatatattttttaatacagttaaaCTCTAGGAActctaggaaaaaaatgttatataCAAAATACCTGTGATAAACAGAGCAGCTCACCTGGTAGAAAGACCCAGGTACTAAGCCAAAAAGGTCTCACAGAAACCATTTGTGTGCAATTCACTGAATACAGCATAAGGCAATAGAAAACATGATTCATAGTATAAGtgcttaaggaaaaaataaagcaaataaccTGCCCAACAAgaatacaaaaccaaactgatGCTAGACATATTTGTCagtgaaacattttgtttcctttagaaGGAGTTAACTTCAAAGGTCAGAGGAGTCTGGTGACATAGAAGGGTTAAAAACAAACTCTTCTCCAGGAGGCTGTGCAATCATCAGTCAGGAGCAGAAGTAAAGCATAGGACAGGCAGAGGGAAAAGGTTGTGTTGGTACAACTGTCAGGGCTGTGGTGTGGTTGGTGAGGTGGAAATGCATTGTTATAGCAGGGAAGGAAGCATGGTGTTAAAAATGAGCAAAGTAAATACAAAAGGAGCCTGCAGGAAGCTGGTAGTTTATGCTGGAAAGATGAAGtatgggaagaaatggaaagtaTGAGACACTGTTGCCCATAGACCCAAGTCCTGCAATAAGGTTGCCTTTCGGAAACACTGTTTTCGGTGTCacctgttttctgctttcaatCAGAATTCACAAGTCCAAAGCTTATGGTTTCCTTATCACCCACCttgtctcattttctctttcaaaaaacCTTCCACAAGAATGTTTTGAAGCTCCCATTTCTCTTCATACAGtgagaaaacagtaaaaaagctGATGGGGCAGCATGATGCTGCAGGAGTAGTAAAGGAGCAGTGCCTTATTTTTACTAGCAACTCGATCTCTTAGCCTCTCGTAGCTCAATCCTCTATAAACCACTTTTAGTCCTCTTATTTCCTCCAGCAATTTCTCTTTCAATATGTACCTGCTAGAAAAAAGTGAAGTGGGTAGAATATTTCTTGGCTGTGTCCTAGCAAGATAAACAGCTCAAGCAACAAAACATCCCACAGAGAGAGTGCCATGGTGTTTGCTCTGCGCTGCTAACTACACACATGGATAGAGCAGCAAGGGAACAGGTACAGTTTGCAGTGGGACAGggcaaaagggaaaaccagatCTGTCAAACTCAGAGCAGGGTTGACTTAGGTTAGAATGCAGAGTTGCTTAGGAAGCTTGGTGGGGCTGGGGCTTTTTCTCCCCTGAAAATGAGAAACCACTTTTTCCTACACAGTAGGCAAGAATATCACCCAGATTAGATGAGTCCTATCCAACGTTAGAATCCTGCAGGGTACTCCTTCAAGTCCCGGCTGCGTAGAGAGAACGCTAGCAGAAAGTGGCAGCATTCAACACAAAGTAAATCTGTATGTCATTGTGTGACAAGAATACAGAGAGCCTTGCCTAACAAGTACTCCTATACAAATatacaaacaaaagcagaccTATGTTTATGGAGCAAGGCTGAGTTAGTTACATTTCATTACAGTAGATAACATTTGAGATAAACCACGGATTGTTACAGAAATGCGGCGTTACAAGTGTGGCGTGTAAGAGCTTGTACAAGTGTATGCACAGAGGTGTACACACCAGCACTGTGCTTTGTCAAATGTGCCCCTGCAGTAATTCAGTGGAGGAGCAGTATTTTAGTACCTGGGTTGGTGAGGCCATCCTTTCAGGAGAGAAAGGTTACGAGAACTTCTGCCACTGCTGTGGATAAGCAATATTAGTTAGCTGCTAAGTGTGCTGTCAGTATGGATCATTCCCTAAAACGTCTTTTGGCACTGAAAATAAGCATGAGGCACGAAGTCCCACTCAAGGTGCTTCTCTGTGAAAAGTGTGTGCATTATTGCCTCTCTAGGGGAGAAGGGACATGCATCTGTAATGGTCAAGTCCAAATCCAAAGTCCTCCAGCACAAAGAACAGTACTGTCAGATACCTGCACGAGGCTGAATAGAAAAAGTTTTAGCTGCTCCCAGTCACCACATGGAGGCACAGCCTGACTTGAGACTGTGTGTCAGGGCCTGGGGTCTGCCAAAGGCCAGCTCTGTGTTACTAACAGGGCTTGTGGCTGTGGGCTGCCTGCCAGGGCTCTGCGGGGCCCCTGATGTTCACAGGGGGCAGCATCAAAGCCAGAGGATCCCAAACTGTTGAACTGGTATGTTGATGCTCACGATACTCCTGTTGCAGGAACCTGGAGGGTCCTCCCAGCTGGAATTCCAGTGACCTGCTGTAAGGTCACAGCTTCTGTGGCGTAGGTGGGGGCTTGCATTCATTCATACAGGATTATGTTGCCAGTCTTCATAAGCAGAGCTTTCTACTGCTGTCATCCCCTTTCAGAGAGCCGAAGGGTCAACACAATAAGTATTGCTATACAATGAGCAGTGGGGACTGCAATGCGGAATACACAGGATAAGAAACCTGAGGGACACAGAGAAaagattttacttatttttcctccccttaATACTAAATGCAAGGCAAGAACGTTGCGGAGCCGAGACAAACGGGGATGACATGCGACAGGCCTCCACAAGAGGGCTCCCACTACAGTAAAGGCGGAGCTGAGGGCTGATCAGAGCTAGACAGCTGAAGAGGGGCACTGCAGCGAGCTATAGGCTGCCTCACTGAAAACCTTTGGACAGTGCAGAGGTGCTGTCTGCGGAGTGAGGATGGCTAGTGAATGTGCTACCCTCTTTAAGCAGCAACAGGACATGGCTCAGCACATCACACAGTTACGAGATGACTTGTCAGCCACTAGGGAAGCACAGCTTCCATCCCTGTCCACAGACAAGCAGCAGTTCCAAGTGCTGCAGTTAGGAACACCAACCATTTGCAGAAAAAGCCTGGCAAGCTTTTGTAACAAAAGAGGAATGTGGCAGAATGGATTTATTCCGTAATTGAACTCCTGCCACTTCCATCCCAACCCCCCCCAGAAATCATGCTAACCAAAGCTCTAGTATGTGTTCCAGATAGGGCCTTCCCCAGAGGAAAACATGAGTGCGTGGTCAGGTTTGGAAATGAGACAAATGGCCTGAATGATAGTTTCCCCTCCTTTCCATCACAAAAATGTTATGCTTTTAGATTACTGCAATGCACGGCATGACAAATTCATGACTTCCAGGATTCTACAGCTGTTGCTCTACTGCATTGCCCTGGCAATGTATTCAGTATGCCATGGTGAGAGCAGGAAATGCAGTCACCTGGATAATGATGTGAATAAGAACAGTTAGCTGCTAATCTTTACTTAAGTCTCTTAActtgaaaaatgtcttttcagaGGGCACAGCTTTGAACACAGCTGAGCTTTCGAGCCAAAACAAATGTAATGCTCTGTAGTAGCAAAACGTGGCTAAGCCAGACTTTTCCCCAGCCCATCCTTCACAACACCTCAGTATCACAAGTAGCTCCTTTTAAGAGATAGATGAGCATTTCTTGGGCAAGTATTGAAGGGGAAACTTCTCTATTCCTCCAGCTGCTGAAAGGAACGGCGTTATCTCACAAGTGGACTGGCATTGCTAATCTTAATGGGAATGCTGGAGTTGTTCTCTTGTTCACCTCTCCCTCACTTCCATTTGGTCAGTCCTTCATTTCTACTATCAGTGGTGTTCCCATGTTTATGCAACAGCGCCATGAGTACAGGATATCTATGGCTCACAGGACATCCACCAGAAACAATCTCTGGGGAATGAAACCACATGTGGGACCTATAGTAGTGATAAGCTACTACTCACAAATGAGTCAGGACAGTTCTTAGTTGAGAGGCTCACAaaatgagaacaagggcctgtcaCTGCAGATCCTGATAGATGGATGACCATGCTACAAACCCACCTCTCATATTAACCAGCTTACACAGGTTCAGAGGAGACACTGACAGTCAAAGTTGCAAatgttcctttcttttcccctctctctgtcTCCATCCCCATTTAGTCCCTAAAAATTTTTGTTAATTAAGGAAAAGAACACCACAAAGGCTTGCACATCACCCACGCAGGGCCTAAGCTGAGGAGaaagcagctgagcagctcaGGAAATTTGGCCCTCTACCATTTTTCACTAGGTTCATTCCAGGAAATCTGAAATAACCCAAACAAAGCAGTGCCCCACAAGCAACATGAGCATCGTTCCTCTAGCCACCTGACCAGGAAACACCATGTGTCTGAGCTGGCATTCGGGCTCTACCGCTTTTTACCCTGCATTTACCCTAAAGGACAGCATAGCGAGCTAACATTGTGTGAAAATCAAATAGTATTTTAGCAGCTATTTTGCCAAGAGAAGAATGGTGAAGAAAACTTACCTGCCAATGCAATCTGGTCATACAAATGATGTTTCAGATGTCACTTTAGGGCTCACAGGTGGCTTTGTACCTTCTTTCACATCCTGTTCCAGTGAATCCTGACACTTACAGCAGTGAgaacagactgaaaaagaagACCCCCAATTAGAATTTGAAATTACAGAAGACATAAATATGCTGAATACAAATGTCTTCTTCAACAAAGTAAAGTATAACTGGCagtgggaagaaaggagaggagacaaCAAATCTTTTAGGTCTAGTTACTTCTATTTTTCCTTGGCAGGACTCATCCATGCAATACACCTGAATATGGCTGGCCTACAGACATTGTCTGATCTCATAGAAAGTTCTGTTACATATAAATACTAGTGTGTCGTATGATACAACAGCTTTCATTCTCAAGGCTAGGACCACAGCCTGGCATAGAGACAGGTTGCTACCTGCTAAGATGAGAACAGAAGGGACATAATGGTAGAAGTTACGTGTCACTAAATGCAATTTGCCAAGTGAGTGTAAGAATGCTGGTATTAGAACTAGCCAGccaactctttcagtgctttaaaaGGAGTTCAAATTAAACAGGTATCTCAGCATCTATGAGTTGAATCATAATGAGTTGAACATAATCAAGTTGAATCTTTGTATTGTACTATTACAGCAAATTGCATAAATTTTATAACATGGATCCTAGGCTTTTCTTTAAGTGACCTTTAATCTTGGTATAATCATGGTGCTTTGTGTTTCATTAACTGaagagccaaaaaaaaaaaaaaaaaatctatagtTTTCATTCTTCAATTACTGAAAAGATAGGCCGTGAGCTACCCAAAGTGTGGGGGTTGAACCTCAGCAAAGCATCTTTGTGTTTTAGTTACTACTACAACATGCATCTGAGAACTCTTATTTCCATTTTGCTCTATCTCTCTGTTCTTCCCTTCCACACTTCAGGTCTTTGAAGCACGGCTTTTTGAGCTCGGAAACCACTCTTAGCATCAAGTCAGCTCCATACTCAGCCCTCCATATGTCAGAACAGAGGTACCCTCAGACCTATTCTGAGCTCCTACAATAGCTCTTGAAGGTGATCTGTAGCAACAACAGCAGGAAGTGCTCTTAGGACAAGTATCTCCCTCCCCAGACACATGGCgatgcacagcagcactgaaatgtGACAACTGTACAAACTGGGAAGTTGGATTGAAGCTGTACCTTCAGTTTCATGGAACATATGTTTGGTTTCGAAAGTGGCTGTACAAAATATCACCACCTGACTCTGCAAATCTACTCCCTGTGCATATTCTGAAAATGGGATTGAAAGGGAAATTTCAGTTCCTGCAGCCATGTCCCATGCTGTTGCAGGTGATCATACTCCACCACATTGGTGTGCTTTTTACATCTACTTTAAAAGCAATATAGTTTCTACATAAAAAACTATCTATCTCAGAATACTCCAGATTCTTGCTAATTTAATGGTAAGGAACCTTTCAGTttccagcctgtatttgtttAGAGCCAAATCCTCCAATTCAACTTCATTTTCTCCTATAATTAGAAGTTCATTATCCACACAGCTAACAGCACAGGCTGTAAGCAATTGTGATTTTCTTGGTTTCATCCTGCTTGCTGCTTTCCCATTGACATAGCCCCAGGGTACAGCAGGGGAAAAACCAGCACTGGTGTCACAGGGGCACGTGAGTGGAAAATGAGGAGGTGCACGGGTGTAGCCAAGTCATTGTCTTCCAGAAGCTTCCTTTCTTTGTGGTAAAacaccagaaagaaaattagcCCAGTCTGACTCAGTGGTCACATTGGTTTTTGAAGGGATGTGGTTggtgaggaggggaaaagaaaaatagcattctACCTTCACACCTCTGACTTGGGAGTGCACTTGTCTGAAGTAGAAACAGAGGTAGCAGAGACACAAGCATGACAAACTTACAAGTGTCCCTAGGTGAACTGAATTCCTGCTGCCTATCAAATAGCTTCTTTCCAACAGGGGATACCACTTGACCATGAGATGCTAAGAAGCTCAGACTGCTGGCTTCTGGCTTAAGTTCCCTGAACACAGAGCGTGGGATTCTGATCTCCAGACCTGACTTCCCCAGTGACCTGACAGAACTCAATTGGGTGATATTTATAACGTGTTGCAAGGCCTGCTGCCTTTCTCCAGAAGAGGGTGTGGATAGGATATCTACTGCTCTTGACTTCCAATACCAGCTGGATGCCTAGCTGCCTTTATAAACCCATTTGATGTCTATCCACATCTTAAGGGGCTTTCTGATTAGGTCAGCTTAGACATGATGAGGAGCAACAGCTAATAGatgaaaataacagcaacaaaagaaaatacatctgcTCAGCTGCCAGCTAAGTCTGAGATGCTGGAGGTCTCCTTTCCCATTGAAAAACTCATTGGGACATGTCTGGAGTTACTGAAGTCTTCACAGGGTGGGACAGGGCACCTCACCCGTGCTAGTTTTGGGTACATAAGGAAGACAAATCTGTGTCTCTTGATTGGAATTCTCATAGAAGTGGAACATGGCTGTGCTTAGGTTTTTTTGCTGTGGCTGTAGAACTACGCATTTTTGTAACTTTGGCTCTGTGAGTTTTCTAAGGGATTGTCTAAATAGGGTGTGTGGAGAGATCCAGTTCTGAAActgtcagtgctcagctgtATCTATCATGATCACCAAGATTCTTGGCATCTTCAAGCATGTTATACATAAACATAATACATAAAAATGTGCCTTTGTGAAACTCTTTGTGAAACTCTTCAATTCTGTATATCCCTGATTTTGGAAATACTCTGATCTGCTGTCAAAACTccccatcacagaatcacagaatcacagaatcccaagggttggaagggacctaaaaagatcatctagtccaacccccctgcaagagcagggtaacctacagtacatcacacaggaacttgtccaggcgggccttgaatatctccagtgtaggagactccacaacccccctgggcaacctgttccagtgctctgtcactcttacagtaaagaagttcttcctgatgttaacgtggaacttcctatgctccagtttacacccattgccccttgtcctatcactggatatcactgaaaaaagcctagctccatcatcctgacacctacccttcacatatttgtaaacattgatgaggtcacccctcagtctcctcttctccaagctaaagagacccagctccctcagcctctcctcataagggagatgttccactcccttaatcatctttgtggctctgtgctggactccttcaagcaattccctgtccttcttgaacagaggggcccagaactggacgcaatattccagatgcggcctcaccaaggctgagtagagggggaggagaacctctcttgacctactaaccactccctttctaatgcaccctaagatgccatttgccttcttggccacaagagcacattgctggctcatggtcatcctcctatccaccaggacccccaggtccctttccccttcgctactttccagcaggtcaccccccaacctgtactggtacatggggttgttcttccccagatgcaagactctacacttgcccttgttaaatttcatcaagtttctccccgcccaactctccagcctgtccaggtctcgctgaatggcagcacagccttctggtgtgtcagccactcctcccagttttgtgtcatcagcaaacttgctgatggtgcactcagttccctcatccaggtcattgatgaaaatattaaacagcaccggtcccagcaccgacccctgaggaactccatcGCCCCGCCGCTCTCAGACCTGAAGCCTAGTGCTGCCTGCACTCAAAATGTAGGAAAAGTCCTGAGCTGGACTTCAATTTTGTCAAAgtagatgggaaaaaaaaaaggaaaagaaaaaaaggaaaggagaaggtggTACAGAACTGCCAATCAAGTGTGTCAGCATAACTtctaaaaatgtgtatttcacaTAGAAACTCCATAGGCAGCGTGAGGCTGTTTCTTGGAAAAGGATCAACACTTACCATGCCTTGGGAGGTACCTTGCTGCTAGGATGATAGCCAAAAGGAAGATGACAATGATGATACTTGAAGCAGTAATGACATTATAAGATGAAGCCACAGTAGGGAGAacacagtctttttttttttctgagacagaagaaataaagcataaataaaGGGCTCAACAACATACTGGCATATAGCAGGTACGTGAACTTTGGGGGTTCTGGACAAATTCTAACTTAGCCTGAAAAATTTACCTATTCAATAAATGAACAGACAAAGCTGGAGCTGGCACCTAAATTTCTTTCATTCCCCTGTATTTGATATGTGCTGAAATTTTTAACACATTCATAGAATCTGAAATGCTGGGTCTTCGTCCAGAACAGGACTGAGGCAGGCAACAGTTTAAAACACCTGAGCTGTTTTTTAAACTCATGGTTAGGGGTGGTGGAAAAGTCTGAGTCCATGTCTAGAAAACCTACATTCTCAAAAGTACTCTACAggttttcttactgttttcacCAGATTTatgcctatttttttcccctctgaattCACAGGTGATGGAGAGTAGTGCATTAAATAGACTAGTGCATTAAATAGACTAGAATAGtgctttttcatcagaaaaagtGTTGTGGCAGAGTTCGTTGGATCTGGAGCCTTTGGCTTTTCACCACTGGAGATGACCTTTCTGACACTTGAACTTTAGGGTAGATAACTGGCTGTTCTTGTACAATGCAGGAGAACCCTCATTCGACAGGAGGGACAGACTTGGTGCATGTTCACAGGTCTGCAGACCTATGTGCGTGGGTCTTCAGATTTTCATCATCTGCATCTGGCATAACTATCATACAATTTGTTAGACAGTAGCCTGATCTGCTGTACAATATTTCCCTCCATGGTTTGTCTCCTGCATTTACCAGAGGCTCTATTCTGTCTCCATGTTTATTAAAGATTTATTTGGAGGGCCATTTCCATCatagaaaatgggaaaatgggCGTGGTTCCACATTCTTAAAAATCAGAAAGCGGGGGTTTTGTGACTGCTGTTGTCACTGGTGGTTGCACCCTCCTCCGAGAATCTGTCTGACAACAGtgtattactattattactCTTTTTTGTTGCTCTCCTTTTCTATGTTGTATGATATGCATAACCTTCTTCCATTACCATCACTAGGGACATTATACACTACATCCAGCAATAACCAATATTCATAAAGCCCTAGTTTCTGGCATTGGTTCTGAAACTCAATGGCACCTCGTCTCATAAGCCCCTTTGATTTTAGTAGGATTGATGAATAAGCTACAATTCCCTAGGAAAATCAGTGCTTCTCTAGCTTCCCTTGAAGGTGCCCTTATCTTTATAGTGAAAACATCAGGCCCAGAGACATTTCAGAATACTTCTTTGgtaacaacattaaaaaaataaaatccttttggCTTTAAGAATTTCCTTGCAAAACCCCTTCTACTGCAAAACATCTGGACTGTAGTATGCTGCCTCCCTCATGCTGTTTCCACTTGTGCCTCAAGCTTTTCAAAGCACAGACTTATCTATTATGTTATCACTTTCAAACCATGCACAGTGACGGAATTTTCATACACAGATTAAATGTGTGtatgaaagcagaattttgctAGACCCCAGCTGACGGTTTGTTAAAcgaggaaattatttttttgtgcaACCTGAGGCTTTTAAGGCACACACATTTCTCAAGTCCTTCCATTCAAGTACCAGATCTGTGTCCCCCAGCTGGCTCACAGGCGGGATCACTGGGTCATTCTTGCATAAACAGACATACAAAATCTACTGCTTTCTCAGGCAGGCAACTTATCAGATTCAACAAAATGGGTTTGTAACACAAACTGTTAATAAAACCTACTCAGAAGCAAACTGGTGGACTTGGTAAAGCCGTTGTATTCAACGGAGCAAGTGATGTTGACATCTTGGGTCACATTGAGTGACAGTTTGCCAGTGATGTTGTATGGGCTGAGGATGGACTCAGTCACCCAGCTGGCATTCCACACCACGGACATGTTGTTGAGGGCTCCAGAGAGTCTGGGTTTGGGGAAACCTCCATAAGAAGAACACATTACCACCAGCTCAGTTGATTCACAAGAATCAGTGGATACTTCTGCTGTTAGGTTCGGCTCACTGAAGTCAGCTGAAGCAAGAAAGATTTAGTTACCATTCTGACGGATTACAGCAAGGCCTGCAGTTCTTATCACCCACAGTGAAAGCAAAGACCCCCCCACAGGGCATTCTTCTTCTGTGATAACCTGCTTGGCCTTTCTTTTATCTTAGCGTTCTCCCCACAGCCTTGCCTGGATAAGCCCTTGGCC
This Lathamus discolor isolate bLatDis1 chromosome 4, bLatDis1.hap1, whole genome shotgun sequence DNA region includes the following protein-coding sequences:
- the CD80 gene encoding T-lymphocyte activation antigen CD80, giving the protein MVCLPAAPLALVLRRWLGIWLFVLLCLSLGYAQEKKVVKSKVGEKVGLPCCHEIPSSESLQNYRVYWQKNITEVVLAYAAGERISEHNSARYENRTEIDPRNLTLWISPMEILDNGPYWCVVQHLRSSQNSVVVCNEPVNLFVTADFSEPNLTAEVSTDSCESTELVVMCSSYGGFPKPRLSGALNNMSVVWNASWVTESILSPYNITGKLSLNVTQDVNITCSVEYNGFTKSTSLLLKKKKDCVLPTVASSYNVITASSIIIVIFLLAIILAARYLPRHVCSHCCKCQDSLEQDVKEGTKPPVSPKVTSETSFV